A DNA window from Vigna angularis cultivar LongXiaoDou No.4 chromosome 1, ASM1680809v1, whole genome shotgun sequence contains the following coding sequences:
- the LOC108346817 gene encoding glucose-6-phosphate/phosphate translocator 2, chloroplastic encodes MMSLVKYSAWCLTNPASLSHTVPRPQLCTFPSFNNVQHCNQLSFSSLKPLHISSVEKFGLSANLGRRVTDCRAYEADRSRPLELNIELNDEGEGIEATQRLKIGLYFATWWALNVVFNIYNKKVLNAFPYPWLISTLSLAAGSLMMLISWATRVADVPKVNLEFWKALFPVAVAHTIGHVAATVSMSKVAVSFTHIIKSAEPAFSVLVSRFLLGEAFPVPVYLSLVPIIGGCALAAVTELNFNMIGFMGAMISNLAFVFRNIFSKKGMKGMSVSGMNYYACLSILSLLILTPLAIAVEGPKLWAAGWQKALSQIGPNFVWWVAAQSVFYHLYNQVSYMSLDQISPLTFSIGNTMKRISVIVSSILIFHTPIQPVNALGAAIAILGTFLYSQAKQ; translated from the exons ATGATGTCATTGGTGAAGTACTCGGCATGGTGTCTCACCAACCCTGCTTCCTTAAGTCACACGGTGCCAAGGCCTCAACTCTGCACTTTCCCTTCATTCAACAATGTTCAACACTGCAACCAACTCTCTTTCTCTTCCCTCAAACCTCTTCACATTTCATCCGTTGAGAAGTTTGGTTTGTCAGCAAATCTCGGAAGAAGGGTCACAGACTGCCGGGCCTATGAAGCAGACAGGTCACGGCCACTTGAGCTTAACATTGAGCTTAATGACGAAGGAGAAGGGATTGAAGCAACCCAGAGACTCAAAATTGGTTTGTATTTTGCCACCTGGTGGGCTTTGAATGTGGTCTTCAACATATACAACAAGAAGGTTCTGAATGCCTTTCCTTACCCCTGGCTTATTTCCACTCTGTCCCTTGCCGCTGGCTCTCTCATGATGTTAATCTCATGGGCCACAAGGGTTGCTGATGTTCCCAAAGTTAATCTGGAGTTCTGGAAGGCCCTCTTTCCT GTTGCTGTGGCACACACAATAGGGCATGTTGCAGCTACTGTGAGTATGTCCAAAGTTGCAGTTTCATTCACCCACATCATCAAGAGTGCAGAGCCTGCTTTCAGTGTCCTGGTATCAAGGTTCTTGCTGGGGGAAGCATTCCCTGTGCCGGTTTACCTCTCACTGGTTCCAATTATAGGAGGTTGCGCACTTGCTGCTGTGACAGAGCTGAATTTCAACATGATTG GATTTATGGGCGCTATGATATCCAATTTGGCCTTTGTGTTTCGGAACATATTCTCAAAGAAGGGAATGAAAGGGATGTCTGTTAGTGGAATGAATTACTATGCTTgtctttccatattatctctaTTGATTCTCACACCTTTAGCCATTGCCGTGGAGGGCCCAAAGTTGTGGGCTGCAGGCTGGCAAAAAGCCTTGTCTCAGATTGGTCCCAATTTTGTCTG GTGGGTAGCTGCTCAGAGTGTGTTTTACCACTTGTACAACCAAGTATCTTACATGTCCCTTGATCAGATTTCTCCCTTAACATTTAGCATAGGGAACACAATGAAGAGAATTTCTGTTATTGTGTCTTCAATCCTTATTTTCCACACACCAATTCAGCCTGTCAATGCTCTTGGTGCAGCCATTGCAATTCTTGGTACATTCCTCTATTCACAG GCTAAACAGTGA
- the LOC108346809 gene encoding beta-glucosidase 46 produces the protein MGFCAFKEGLVLEIMLFLLMCSLLPISLGLDPSPPFLFGTASSSYQYEGAYSSDGKGLSNWDVFSHTTGSIDDGSNGDVAVDQYHRYQEDVDLMEAMKVNSYRFSVSWARILPQGRFGEVNLAGINYYNRLIDALLLKGIQPFVTLFHFDIPQELEDRYGAWLSPQSQEDFQFFADICFKSFGDRVKYWVTFNEPNYLIPLAYREGQFPPCRCSGNFGNCSEGDSEKEPFVVAHNMILSHAAAVDLYRNKYQNEQGGKIGIVLHCDSFEPLSNSTADKLATERAQSFIINWILDPILFGKYPKEMEMILGTILPKFSSNDKVKLRRGLDFIGINYYASYYVRDCLSSVCGHGKGVSRTEGSYEQTVLKNGVPIGELTPFEWLNVHPEGMKKILIYLKDRYNNTPMFIAENGYGTLYDPDVTEKEYLNDYKRIEFMSGHLDNLMAAIREGADVRGYFVWSLLDNFEWKYGFSVRFGLYHVDFSTLKRTPKLSASWYKFFIEKYIADNTKRSILRKTGEENNTSTYTEYSSSY, from the exons ATGGGGTTTTGTGCATTTAAGGAAGGATTGGTTTTGGAGATAATGTTGTTCCTGCTCATGTGCTCTCTGCTGCCAATTTCACTGGGATTAGATCCATCTCCACCTTTTCTCTTTGGCactgcttcttcttcttatcAG TATGAAGGAGCTTATTCCAGTGACGGTAAAGGGTTGAGCAACTGGGATGTCTTCTCTCACACAACAG GTAGTATAGATGATGGAAGTAATGGTGACGTTGCTGTTGATCAATACCATCGGTATCAG GAGGATGTTGATCTAATGGAAGCTATGAAAGTGAACAGCTACCGGTTTTCAGTATCATGGGCAAGAATTCTACCAC AAGGTAGATTTGGAGAAGTTAACTTGGCGGGCATCAACTACTATAACAGACTTATAGATGCGTTGCTACTCAAAg GTATCCAACCGTTTGTTACATTGTTTCACTTTGACATCCCTCAAGAACTTGAGGACAGATACGGAGCTTGGCTAAGTCCCCAATCACA GGAAGATTTTCAATTCTTTGCAGATATCTGTTTTAAATCCTTTGGTGACAGAGTCAAGTACTGGGTAACTTTCAATGAGCCAAATTATCTAATCCCACTTGCTTACCGCGAAGGTCAATTTCCACCGTGTCGCTGCTCTGGTAACTTTGGAAATTGCAGTGAGGGAGATTCAGAGAAAGAACCCTTTGTGGTTGCCCATAATATGATCCTATCACATGCAGCTGCAGTTGATCTTTATCGAAACAAATACCAG AATGAGCAAGGGGGGAAAATTGGAATAGTCTTACACTGCGACTCGTTTGAGCCATTAAGCAATTCGACAGCAGATAAGTTGGCAACCGAAAGGGCGCAATCATTCATCATTAATTG GATCTTGGATCCAATCTTATTCGGTAAGTACCCAAAAGAGATGGAGATGATTCTAGGAACCATCTTACCTAAATTTTCTAGTAATGACAAAGTAAAACTGAGGAGAGGACTGGATTTTATCGGCATCAATTACTATGCAAGTTATTATGTCCGAGACTGCTTATCATCGGTATGTGGACATGGGAAAGGAGTCTCCAGAACAGAGGGCTCATATGAGCAAACTGTACTAAAAAATGGTGTCCCAATTGGAGAGCTT ACTCCATTTGAATGGCTCAATGTTCACCCAGAAGGCATGAAGAAAATTCTTATCTATCTAAAAGACAGATATAATAACACTCCAATGTTCATTGCGGAAAATG GATATGGTACTTTGTATGATCCAGATGTTACTGAGAAAGAATATCTGAATGATTATAAGAGAATAGAGTTCATGTCTGGTCACTTGGATAATCTAATGGCAGCAATAAG GGAAGGAGCAGATGTGAGAGGTTACTTTGTTTGGTCCTTGCTCGATAACTTTGAATGGAAATATGGGTTTTCAGTAAGATTTGGACTTTACCACGTCGATTTTTCCACACTGAAGAGAACACCAAAACTATCAGCAAGTTGGTACAAGTTTTTCATTGAAAAGTATATAGCTGACAACACAAAAAGAAGCATTCTCAGAAAAACTGGGGAAGAGAATAATACAAGTACATATACCGAATACAGCAGTAGTTATTAG
- the LOC108346800 gene encoding beta-glucosidase 46 isoform X1 has translation MRGFVTIYGVWPWMVDLAKNRNKQQRLCSKMSFKVVAFGVIFLLHLLEPFSLAVLSKELDLDLSSLPTGFLFGVASSSYQYEGAYESDGKGMSNWDNFTHGTGRYVIYGGKNGDIANDHYHRYLEDIYLMEALGVNSYRLSISWARILPKGRFGEANHAGIEFYNRLIDVLILKGIQPFVTLSHYDSPQELEDRYGSWLSPQSQEDFAFYADLCFKTFGDRVKYWATFNEPNFVVQLGYRSGLFPPCRCSGPLALVQCSEGDSEKEPFVAAHNIILAHAAAVDIYRTKYQIEQKGSIGIVLQHEWYEPLSNSTADKLAAERARSFTFNWFLDPIILGKYPTEMENLVGSLLPKFSSKEKEKLKKGLDFIGVNYYTAFYVQDCMYSACKTGMGSSRTEGLYLKSGVKNGVPIGEPTKFSWFNIYPNGMEKAVTYVKDRYNNTPMFITENGYAHAQEDDPNLTLEEDLNDSKRIKYIVDHIEAMVAAIRKGADVRGYLAWTLLDSFEWIYGYTVRYGLHHVDFATLKRTPRLSATWYKQFLAKYKETFLLGTSMTRQEKLLQHT, from the exons ATGCGCGGGTTTGTAACAATATATGGTGTTTGGCCATGGATGGTTGACCTCGCGAAGAATCGTAACAAGCAGCAACGGTTGTGTTCGAAAATGTCATTCAAAGTTGTTGCGTTTGGGGTGATATTCTTGCTGCATCTGTTAGAACCATTTTCACTTGCAGTTCTCTCAAAAGAATTGGATCTGGATCTCTCGTCCTTGCCAACTGGTTTCCTCTTCGGCGTTGCTTCTTCCTCTTACCAG TATGAAGGAGCTTACGAGAGTGACGGCAAAGGGATGAGTAACTGGGATAACTTCACTCACGGAACAG GTAGATATGTAATATACGGCGGAAAAAATGGGGATATTGCCAATGATCATTACCATCGCTACCTG GAGGATATTTATCTAATGGAAGCTTTGGGAGTAAACAGCTACCGGCTATCCATATCATGGGCAAGAATTCTACCAA AGGGAAGATTTGGAGAAGCCAACCATGCTGGAATTGAGTTCTACAACAGACTAATTGATGTTCTAATACTTAAAG GGATCCAACCGTTTGTGACTCTTAGTCACTATGACAGTCCCCAAGAGCTGGAAGACAGATATGGGAGCTGGCTAAGTCCCCAATCACA GGAAGATTTTGCTTTTTATGCGGACCTGTGTTTTAAGACCTTTGGTGACAGAGTTAAGTACTGGGCTACATTCAATGAGCCCAATTTCGTAGTGCAACTTGGTTACCGTTCAGGTTTATTTCCTCCGTGCCGTTGCTCTGGCCCATTAGCTCTTGTTCAGTGCAGTGAAGGAGATTCAGAAAAGGAGCCCTTTGTGGCAGCTCATAATATTATCCTGGCACATGCAGCTGCCGTTGATATCTATAGAACCAAATACCAG ATCGAGCAAAAAGGAAGCATTGGGATAGTCCTTCAACATGAATGGTATGAACCATTGAGCAATTCAACAGCTGACAAATTGGCTGCGGAAAGAGCAAGATCATTCACCTTCAATTG GTTCTTGGACCCAATAATATTGGGAAAGTACCCAACAGAAATGGAGAATCTTGTTGGAAGCCTCTTACCCAAATTTTCcagcaaagaaaaagagaaactcAAGAAAGGATTGGATTTCATTGGTGTCAATTACTACACGGCTTTCTATGTCCAAGATTGCATGTACTCAGCGTGTAAGACAGGAATGGGGAGCTCCAGAACAGAGGGTTTATACTTGAAAAGTGGAGTAAAGAATGGTGTCCCAATCGGTGAACCA ACTAAATTTAGTTGGTTCAATATTTACCCGAATGGTATGGAAAAGGCAGTCACATATGTGAAAGATAGATACAACAATACTCCAATGTTCATAACTGAAAACG GGTATGCGCATGCCCAAGAAGATGATCCAAATCTCACTTTGGAAGAAGATCTTAATGATTCTAAAAGAATAAAGTATATAGTGGATCACATAGAGGCTATGGTAGCGGCAATAAG GAAAGGAGCAGATGTGAGGGGATACCTTGCCTGGACCCTGCTCGACAGCTTTGAGTGGATATATGGATATACAGTAAGATATGGACTCCATCATGTGGATTTTGCAACCCTGAAGAGAACTCCAAGATTGTCAGCAACTTGGTACAAGCAATTTCTTGCTAAGTACAAGGAAACCTTTTTATTAGGCACGAGCATGACAAGGCAAGAAAAACTCCTACAACACACTTGA
- the LOC108346800 gene encoding beta-glucosidase 46 isoform X2, protein MRGFVTIYGVWPWMVDLAKNRNKQQRLCSKMSFKVVAFGVIFLLHLLEPFSLAVLSKELDLDLSSLPTGFLFGVASSSYQYEGAYESDGKGMSNWDNFTHGTGRYVIYGGKNGDIANDHYHRYLEDIYLMEALGVNSYRLSISWARILPKGRFGEANHAGIEFYNRLIDVLILKGIQPFVTLSHYDSPQELEDRYGSWLSPQSQEDFAFYADLCFKTFGDRVKYWATFNEPNFVVQLGYRSGLFPPCRCSGPLALVQCSEGDSEKEPFVAAHNIILAHAAAVDIYRTKYQIEQKGSIGIVLQHEWYEPLSNSTADKLAAERARSFTFNWFLDPIILGKYPTEMENLVGSLLPKFSSKEKEKLKKGLDFIGVNYYTAFYVQDCMYSACKTGMGSSRTEGLYLKSGVKNGVPIGEPTKFSWFNIYPNGMEKAVTYVKDRYNNTPMFITENGKEQM, encoded by the exons ATGCGCGGGTTTGTAACAATATATGGTGTTTGGCCATGGATGGTTGACCTCGCGAAGAATCGTAACAAGCAGCAACGGTTGTGTTCGAAAATGTCATTCAAAGTTGTTGCGTTTGGGGTGATATTCTTGCTGCATCTGTTAGAACCATTTTCACTTGCAGTTCTCTCAAAAGAATTGGATCTGGATCTCTCGTCCTTGCCAACTGGTTTCCTCTTCGGCGTTGCTTCTTCCTCTTACCAG TATGAAGGAGCTTACGAGAGTGACGGCAAAGGGATGAGTAACTGGGATAACTTCACTCACGGAACAG GTAGATATGTAATATACGGCGGAAAAAATGGGGATATTGCCAATGATCATTACCATCGCTACCTG GAGGATATTTATCTAATGGAAGCTTTGGGAGTAAACAGCTACCGGCTATCCATATCATGGGCAAGAATTCTACCAA AGGGAAGATTTGGAGAAGCCAACCATGCTGGAATTGAGTTCTACAACAGACTAATTGATGTTCTAATACTTAAAG GGATCCAACCGTTTGTGACTCTTAGTCACTATGACAGTCCCCAAGAGCTGGAAGACAGATATGGGAGCTGGCTAAGTCCCCAATCACA GGAAGATTTTGCTTTTTATGCGGACCTGTGTTTTAAGACCTTTGGTGACAGAGTTAAGTACTGGGCTACATTCAATGAGCCCAATTTCGTAGTGCAACTTGGTTACCGTTCAGGTTTATTTCCTCCGTGCCGTTGCTCTGGCCCATTAGCTCTTGTTCAGTGCAGTGAAGGAGATTCAGAAAAGGAGCCCTTTGTGGCAGCTCATAATATTATCCTGGCACATGCAGCTGCCGTTGATATCTATAGAACCAAATACCAG ATCGAGCAAAAAGGAAGCATTGGGATAGTCCTTCAACATGAATGGTATGAACCATTGAGCAATTCAACAGCTGACAAATTGGCTGCGGAAAGAGCAAGATCATTCACCTTCAATTG GTTCTTGGACCCAATAATATTGGGAAAGTACCCAACAGAAATGGAGAATCTTGTTGGAAGCCTCTTACCCAAATTTTCcagcaaagaaaaagagaaactcAAGAAAGGATTGGATTTCATTGGTGTCAATTACTACACGGCTTTCTATGTCCAAGATTGCATGTACTCAGCGTGTAAGACAGGAATGGGGAGCTCCAGAACAGAGGGTTTATACTTGAAAAGTGGAGTAAAGAATGGTGTCCCAATCGGTGAACCA ACTAAATTTAGTTGGTTCAATATTTACCCGAATGGTATGGAAAAGGCAGTCACATATGTGAAAGATAGATACAACAATACTCCAATGTTCATAACTGAAAACG GAAAGGAGCAGATGTGA